A region of Phycisphaerae bacterium DNA encodes the following proteins:
- a CDS encoding PD40 domain-containing protein — translation MTRVVLVCIVTLVFLVGGLTCGTGTPLPSGFSAFPNPIEFLVPGEEIYLTIEANEGSLASWSVSAVASWILMEPTSGTGNGRVKVHIDRESMAPGEYSEPIQVVTNLGTTTVTVMTTIHQGTGLTGEIAFASHRDGNWDIYAMNVNDKSVRRLTDSTADDIAPFYAPDGNTIVFASNRSGNYDIYTMSVDTGGGTPLIVDSADDRYPSVSPDGTKIAFIRREGEEEERILYVANINGGSITRMKNDQMLRYTYSTTAWPMDEVHLGDSRPAWSPDGSKIYVSYWVIPGPTPTQRARNIAEFRATDPNADLRGIGLNSGVGGDWDTWSDVSPDGTKIAGGADPRIFVVDLDGAVVDPILPADSDNDSAPTWSPDGQHIAYGSNETGLNRDIWVVDTFMTRGQYLRVQLTDDAADDETPVWRPQ, via the coding sequence ATGACACGCGTGGTTCTGGTTTGCATCGTGACGTTGGTGTTTCTGGTTGGGGGCCTGACCTGTGGAACCGGTACGCCGTTGCCCTCGGGTTTTTCGGCGTTCCCGAATCCGATCGAATTCCTGGTTCCCGGCGAGGAGATTTACCTGACGATCGAGGCGAACGAAGGATCTCTCGCTTCGTGGTCGGTCAGTGCGGTGGCGAGCTGGATCCTGATGGAACCTACAAGCGGCACCGGCAACGGGCGGGTCAAGGTTCACATCGATCGTGAGTCGATGGCCCCGGGGGAGTACTCGGAACCGATTCAGGTAGTGACGAACCTGGGCACCACGACGGTGACGGTCATGACGACCATTCACCAGGGAACAGGTTTGACCGGGGAGATCGCGTTTGCCAGCCATCGTGACGGCAATTGGGACATCTACGCCATGAACGTGAACGACAAGTCCGTTCGCCGATTGACCGACAGCACGGCCGATGATATCGCGCCCTTCTACGCTCCCGACGGCAACACGATCGTCTTCGCCTCCAACCGGTCGGGCAACTACGACATCTACACCATGTCCGTCGACACGGGCGGCGGAACTCCGCTGATTGTCGATTCGGCCGATGATCGTTATCCGAGCGTTTCGCCCGACGGGACGAAGATCGCCTTCATTCGCCGGGAGGGTGAGGAGGAAGAGCGGATCCTCTACGTGGCAAACATCAACGGTGGGTCGATTACCCGGATGAAGAACGACCAGATGCTGCGTTACACTTACTCGACGACTGCGTGGCCCATGGATGAGGTGCACCTGGGCGACAGCCGGCCGGCCTGGTCGCCGGATGGGAGCAAGATCTACGTCTCCTACTGGGTCATTCCGGGGCCGACGCCGACGCAGCGCGCGCGGAATATTGCCGAGTTCAGGGCCACGGATCCCAACGCCGATCTTCGAGGAATCGGGCTCAACTCGGGTGTGGGTGGGGATTGGGATACCTGGAGTGATGTCTCGCCGGACGGCACGAAGATCGCCGGTGGGGCCGACCCGAGGATCTTCGTGGTCGATCTTGACGGTGCGGTGGTTGATCCCATTCTTCCCGCCGACAGTGACAATGACTCTGCGCCGACGTGGTCGCCGGACGGCCAGCACATCGCATACGGCTCCAACGAGACCGGCCTCAACCGCGACATCTGGGTGGTGGACACCTTCATGACGCGCGGGCAGTACCTGCGGGTTCAACTCACCGACGATGCGGCGGATGACGAGACGCCTGTCTGGCGACCGCAGTGA
- a CDS encoding phosphocholine cytidylyltransferase family protein, with the protein MKAIILAAGIGRRLGLHYPKCMADVGGTSIIRRQLASLSAAGINEFVVVLGFERGQLQAHLADLPGQLTFVVNEHFAETNTLYSLYLARRHITGSFYYANADVVFDRRLALRLYAEPNPTACAVRFGTCGLEDVKVEIKNRRITRIGKKLNPAACQGEFVGLARFGPDLAPAFVETLTTAVEGGHVQALKAYFEEAVNTLCGRWTITPVDIGDLPCCEIDFPADLALARNSVAPLLCDQPNQAP; encoded by the coding sequence ATGAAGGCAATCATCCTCGCGGCCGGCATCGGAAGGCGGCTCGGCCTCCACTACCCCAAGTGCATGGCCGACGTCGGCGGCACCAGCATCATTCGCCGCCAGCTGGCTTCTCTCTCCGCGGCCGGCATCAATGAGTTCGTCGTCGTCCTCGGCTTCGAACGCGGCCAGCTCCAGGCCCACCTCGCCGATCTGCCCGGACAGCTCACCTTCGTGGTCAACGAACACTTCGCGGAAACCAATACCCTCTACTCGCTCTACCTCGCCAGACGCCACATCACCGGCTCCTTCTACTACGCCAACGCCGACGTGGTCTTCGACCGCCGGCTGGCCCTCCGCCTGTACGCAGAACCCAACCCCACCGCGTGCGCCGTCCGGTTCGGAACCTGCGGGCTGGAAGATGTCAAGGTCGAAATCAAGAACCGGCGAATCACGCGAATCGGCAAGAAGTTGAACCCCGCCGCCTGCCAGGGCGAGTTCGTCGGCCTGGCCCGATTCGGACCGGATCTGGCCCCCGCCTTCGTCGAGACACTGACCACCGCCGTCGAGGGCGGACACGTCCAGGCACTCAAAGCCTACTTCGAAGAAGCAGTCAATACCCTCTGCGGGCGGTGGACCATCACCCCGGTCGATATCGGCGACCTGCCTTGCTGCGAAATCGACTTTCCGGCCGACTTGGCCCTCGCCAGAAACAGCGTCGCCCCCCTGCTCTGCGATCAGCCGAACCAGGCCCCGTGA
- a CDS encoding tetratricopeptide repeat protein has translation MTVSSGRWSPGLAGGFSVVLAVVAFWPSLSNGFMYDDVPLVARNPLVTESGPWYRFWVEPWWPRGLSLDKLYRPLTMWSYRANAVLAGGGRELDPWSFRLTNLGLHALATLGVVLVGWRLTGRSVGGWISGPLFAVHPVHTEAVVTCYGRAEVLAGCLVVWLVFRYLKLPVAGRCWRWHLVNAVLLLAAVMSKEHAAFVWPVLFSIDLWRWRRLSAGRRPGWRVWLNGTLAPAHVGLVLALAGFFFLRYHVFGWTYMGDMTQVRAWEVPMAEATPAERLLTPFRLGWITLRVVCWPEALCPVWSVPATMPAGGLAADVVGGMVLVVGGLVVVGLGWRRGWLPGTMVLGGLVMMLIPTQALSVAMWWYAERWLYLPSVFAAAVVGVVLARLGVAGCGIGISLAFLLLPSSWQYCPAFASDLAMNREVILRQPDSFQARRNLALALYEAQRYEEAIQAARECVERFNARGSYGPRFKPVEEPYWVLLKSYLALGDGAGAVEALDIYEAMRAHLPAPRLTEERREALALIARASSRPAAGEASGR, from the coding sequence ATGACGGTGTCTTCGGGTCGATGGTCGCCGGGTCTGGCCGGTGGTTTTTCGGTGGTCTTGGCGGTGGTGGCGTTCTGGCCGTCGCTGTCCAACGGTTTCATGTACGATGACGTGCCGCTGGTCGCGAGGAATCCGCTGGTGACTGAATCGGGGCCGTGGTACCGCTTCTGGGTGGAGCCCTGGTGGCCGCGCGGCTTGTCGTTGGACAAGCTGTATCGCCCGTTGACGATGTGGAGCTATCGGGCGAACGCGGTACTGGCCGGTGGTGGCAGGGAGCTTGACCCGTGGTCTTTCCGGTTGACGAACCTTGGGCTGCACGCGTTGGCCACGCTGGGTGTGGTATTGGTCGGGTGGCGGCTGACCGGGCGTTCGGTGGGGGGGTGGATTTCCGGGCCGCTGTTTGCGGTGCATCCGGTGCACACTGAGGCGGTGGTTACCTGCTATGGCCGGGCGGAGGTTCTGGCCGGCTGCCTGGTGGTTTGGCTGGTGTTCCGGTATTTGAAGCTGCCGGTCGCGGGGCGGTGCTGGCGATGGCACCTGGTGAACGCTGTGCTGCTGTTGGCCGCGGTGATGAGCAAGGAGCATGCTGCGTTTGTCTGGCCGGTGTTGTTTTCGATTGACCTGTGGCGTTGGCGGCGGCTGTCGGCGGGTCGGAGGCCGGGCTGGCGGGTGTGGCTGAACGGCACGCTGGCTCCGGCTCATGTTGGTCTGGTCCTGGCGTTGGCGGGGTTCTTTTTTCTCCGGTACCACGTTTTCGGGTGGACGTACATGGGTGACATGACCCAGGTACGGGCGTGGGAGGTGCCGATGGCTGAGGCGACCCCTGCGGAAAGGCTGCTGACCCCTTTTCGGTTGGGTTGGATCACGCTGCGGGTGGTGTGCTGGCCGGAGGCCCTGTGTCCGGTGTGGTCGGTTCCGGCGACGATGCCGGCGGGGGGTTTGGCCGCCGATGTGGTGGGTGGGATGGTCCTGGTGGTGGGTGGTCTGGTGGTGGTTGGTTTGGGCTGGCGGCGGGGCTGGCTGCCGGGCACGATGGTGCTCGGGGGGCTGGTGATGATGCTCATTCCGACGCAGGCGTTGTCCGTGGCCATGTGGTGGTATGCGGAGCGATGGTTGTACTTGCCGAGCGTCTTTGCGGCCGCGGTGGTGGGGGTGGTTCTGGCCCGGCTGGGGGTGGCGGGCTGCGGGATCGGGATATCGCTGGCGTTTCTCCTCTTGCCATCTTCGTGGCAGTATTGCCCAGCTTTTGCCAGTGATCTGGCAATGAACCGGGAGGTGATCCTCCGCCAGCCGGACAGCTTCCAAGCCCGCCGGAATCTCGCCCTGGCGCTTTACGAAGCCCAGCGATACGAGGAGGCGATTCAGGCGGCCCGGGAGTGCGTGGAGCGGTTCAATGCCCGGGGGAGCTATGGGCCGAGGTTCAAGCCGGTCGAGGAGCCCTACTGGGTTCTGCTCAAGAGCTACCTGGCGTTGGGTGATGGAGCTGGGGCGGTGGAGGCCCTGGACATTTACGAGGCGATGCGGGCTCATCTTCCGGCTCCGCGTCTGACTGAGGAGCGGCGGGAGGCTCTGGCGTTGATTGCCCGGGCGAGCTCGCGGCCGGCGGCCGGGGAGGCTTCCGGCCGGTGA
- a CDS encoding HEAT repeat domain-containing protein, which translates to MSTGHGYRVRIVGAAIGLGLWVGGCSERMPYPGALNSPRPDERARAAIHAAETGDRDVIGILVDRLEDPDEGVRFYAILALERLTGTRMGYDYRVGPSQRRRAVQEWRRHLAEQAKVGTRPAGGVGG; encoded by the coding sequence ATGTCCACGGGTCATGGATATCGGGTACGGATTGTGGGAGCGGCCATTGGGCTTGGTCTTTGGGTGGGGGGCTGTTCTGAGCGGATGCCTTATCCAGGGGCGTTGAATTCGCCGCGTCCGGACGAGCGGGCTCGGGCGGCCATTCACGCCGCGGAGACGGGTGACCGGGACGTGATCGGGATTCTCGTGGATCGGTTGGAGGATCCTGACGAAGGCGTTCGGTTCTACGCGATCCTTGCCTTGGAGCGGCTTACCGGCACTCGGATGGGGTATGATTACCGGGTGGGGCCGAGCCAGCGGCGGCGGGCGGTTCAGGAGTGGCGGCGGCACCTGGCCGAGCAGGCGAAGGTGGGCACCAGGCCAGCGGGAGGTGTGGGTGGATGA
- a CDS encoding ATP-binding protein, translating to MKTSGAQPVDQPLVLEITSETQHLAGVRVAVLGAAQAVGFVEPQLSGIALAIDEALTNVIRHGYRGQPGRPIQVTIQPVRRGERCGIEVTICDCCPQVDPATIMGRDLGDVRPGGLGTHIIRTVMDEVEYSKREPEGMRLRLLKMLGEGGTGLGAGGLDPTRGKS from the coding sequence ATGAAGACGAGCGGGGCGCAGCCTGTGGATCAGCCGCTCGTGCTGGAGATTACCAGCGAAACCCAGCATCTAGCCGGTGTCCGGGTGGCGGTGCTCGGTGCGGCCCAGGCGGTGGGCTTCGTCGAGCCGCAGCTGTCGGGCATTGCCCTGGCGATTGACGAGGCTTTGACGAATGTGATCCGGCACGGATATCGGGGGCAGCCGGGGCGACCGATTCAAGTGACCATTCAGCCGGTCCGGCGGGGTGAGCGGTGTGGCATCGAGGTGACGATCTGCGATTGCTGCCCGCAGGTGGATCCGGCCACGATCATGGGTCGTGATCTGGGGGATGTTCGGCCGGGCGGGCTGGGCACGCACATCATTCGGACGGTCATGGACGAGGTGGAATACAGCAAGCGCGAGCCGGAGGGTATGCGTTTGCGGCTGTTGAAGATGCTGGGCGAGGGTGGTACGGGGCTCGGGGCGGGCGGATTGGATCCCACGAGGGGGAAGTCCTGA
- a CDS encoding STAS domain-containing protein — translation MAEARNVVREIRQQGRATIVVLSGEVDLHHTPEVHKALVGACQQRPERLVINLSEVGYMDSSGIGTLVEIFRRVKSFGGKLVLCGLNERVYSVFEITRLNKFFEILETEEEALGA, via the coding sequence ATGGCGGAGGCGCGCAACGTGGTGCGAGAGATACGGCAGCAAGGCCGAGCGACCATTGTCGTTCTGTCTGGTGAGGTGGATCTGCACCACACGCCCGAGGTTCACAAGGCCCTGGTTGGGGCTTGTCAGCAGCGGCCCGAGCGGCTGGTGATCAACCTGAGCGAGGTGGGCTACATGGACTCGTCGGGCATTGGCACGCTGGTGGAGATCTTCCGCCGGGTGAAGAGTTTTGGCGGCAAGCTCGTGCTTTGCGGTCTGAATGAGCGGGTGTACAGCGTGTTTGAAATTACCCGGCTGAACAAGTTCTTTGAGATCTTGGAGACCGAGGAGGAGGCTCTGGGCGCATGA
- a CDS encoding ABC transporter permease encodes MSDAATEPQAGFVVGGITALGRAGLRVRRRIVEGVRYAGGVGYLLVDTALWTFRGLCLRSARFGWSALFSQMVRVGVQSVPIIVLVQTFIGIILALQLQPTLEQYGSTDKIANIIGIAMFRELGPLLSAVVLSGFAGASIAAEIGAMVESEEIKALRAHALNPIRFLVVPRTLATIIMLTGLAIIADVVGVCGGMMISWWVLGIEPAQYLDNTRTALVYRDFFTGLSKAAVFGMLISMIACYEGLTVQGGAEGVGRATTSTVVKSIVALIATDCLFTAVFFMFGL; translated from the coding sequence ATGAGTGACGCCGCGACTGAACCTCAGGCGGGTTTTGTGGTCGGGGGCATTACCGCCCTGGGGCGAGCCGGTCTTCGCGTCCGCCGTCGCATCGTTGAGGGTGTCCGGTATGCCGGCGGCGTCGGTTATCTCCTGGTCGATACGGCCCTGTGGACGTTCCGGGGGTTGTGTTTGCGCAGTGCCCGGTTTGGCTGGTCCGCCCTGTTCAGCCAGATGGTCCGGGTGGGTGTCCAGAGCGTTCCGATCATTGTTTTGGTCCAGACTTTCATCGGCATCATTCTCGCCCTGCAGCTTCAGCCGACGCTGGAGCAGTACGGTTCGACCGACAAGATCGCCAACATCATTGGCATAGCCATGTTCCGCGAACTGGGGCCGCTGCTGTCGGCGGTGGTGCTCAGCGGCTTTGCCGGGGCATCGATCGCCGCCGAGATTGGGGCCATGGTCGAGTCTGAGGAGATCAAGGCCCTTCGGGCCCACGCCCTGAATCCGATTCGTTTCCTGGTTGTGCCCCGAACGCTGGCCACGATCATCATGCTCACCGGCCTGGCGATCATCGCGGATGTGGTGGGGGTGTGCGGCGGAATGATGATTTCGTGGTGGGTGCTGGGCATTGAGCCGGCCCAGTATCTGGACAACACCCGGACGGCCCTGGTGTATCGCGATTTCTTCACCGGGTTGAGCAAGGCTGCGGTCTTCGGGATGCTGATCTCGATGATTGCCTGCTACGAAGGGCTGACGGTTCAGGGCGGGGCCGAAGGTGTGGGCCGGGCGACGACCTCGACGGTGGTCAAGTCGATTGTTGCCTTGATTGCGACCGACTGCCTGTTCACGGCCGTTTTCTTCATGTTCGGCCTGTGA
- a CDS encoding ATP-binding cassette domain-containing protein, whose product MDVEDGFVISIRHLAKVFPDRDGRPVRVLDDISFDVLPGETLVVMGGSGCGKSTLLNCLIGELLPDDGHILYRTRAMAAPADMGVMGEEDLNALRMHFGILFQSGALFNSMSVADNVALPLREHSYVDPSIIDIVVTLKLQQVHMLPHRDKMPAQLSGGQKKRAGLARATALDPEILFYDEPSAGLDPVTSAAIDDLIIDLSKKLRVTSVVVTHEMDSAFRIADRMVMLDRGRVLKIGSRADFEKIRMTPPADLTDDSQRIIHQFLNGETEGPLTDAEGLSEYEKWIVQGQ is encoded by the coding sequence ATGGACGTGGAGGACGGTTTTGTCATTTCGATTCGCCACCTGGCCAAGGTTTTCCCCGACCGGGATGGCCGCCCGGTTCGGGTGCTGGACGACATCAGCTTCGACGTTCTGCCGGGCGAGACCCTGGTGGTCATGGGCGGGTCGGGTTGTGGCAAGAGCACGCTGCTCAACTGTCTGATTGGCGAGCTGTTGCCCGACGACGGCCACATTCTCTATCGCACCCGGGCGATGGCCGCCCCGGCGGACATGGGGGTGATGGGCGAGGAGGATCTCAACGCCCTGCGGATGCACTTTGGCATCCTGTTTCAGAGCGGGGCGCTGTTCAACTCCATGAGCGTTGCCGACAACGTTGCCCTGCCGCTCCGGGAGCATTCCTACGTTGATCCGTCGATCATCGACATCGTGGTGACGTTGAAGCTTCAGCAGGTTCACATGCTGCCGCACCGTGACAAGATGCCCGCCCAGCTGTCCGGCGGGCAGAAGAAGCGGGCCGGCCTGGCCCGGGCGACGGCCCTGGATCCGGAGATTCTCTTCTACGACGAGCCATCGGCCGGGCTCGACCCGGTCACCAGCGCCGCGATTGACGACCTGATCATCGATCTGTCCAAGAAGCTGCGGGTGACCAGCGTCGTGGTGACCCACGAGATGGACTCGGCTTTCCGGATTGCCGACCGCATGGTCATGCTGGATCGTGGGCGGGTTCTCAAGATTGGCTCGCGGGCGGACTTCGAGAAGATCCGGATGACACCGCCGGCCGATCTGACCGACGACAGCCAGCGGATCATTCATCAGTTCCTCAACGGCGAGACGGAAGGTCCGCTGACCGATGCCGAAGGTCTGAGCGAGTACGAGAAGTGGATCGTACAGGGACAGTAA
- a CDS encoding RNA polymerase sigma factor — protein sequence MDQDARFKTVIEAHQDRIYRICCCYIRDEYERQDAYQEVLVRIWRNLPGFEGRSDLNTWIHRVTVNTCLSQLRAVQRRSRLIDDRPLDDPHISPRAAPPVDHALEDEVRRLHECIRRLSPLEKTLIALYLEDVDTREMSEILGISEGNLRVRLHRTKLKLKNLWESKDHEPQRHQG from the coding sequence GTGGACCAAGACGCACGATTCAAGACGGTGATCGAAGCCCACCAGGACCGGATCTACCGCATCTGCTGCTGCTACATCCGCGACGAGTACGAGCGTCAGGATGCCTATCAGGAAGTCTTGGTCCGCATCTGGCGAAACCTGCCCGGATTCGAGGGCCGGTCCGATCTGAACACGTGGATCCACCGCGTCACGGTGAACACCTGCCTCAGCCAGCTCCGCGCGGTTCAACGCAGGAGCCGCCTGATCGACGACCGGCCTCTGGATGATCCCCACATCTCCCCCCGAGCCGCGCCTCCAGTCGATCACGCCCTGGAAGACGAGGTCCGGCGTCTCCACGAGTGCATCCGCCGGCTGTCTCCACTCGAAAAAACACTCATCGCCCTCTACCTGGAGGATGTCGATACCCGCGAGATGAGCGAAATCCTCGGCATCTCCGAGGGCAATCTGCGCGTGCGACTGCACCGTACGAAACTGAAACTGAAGAACCTGTGGGAGAGCAAAGATCATGAACCTCAACGGCATCAAGGGTAA